The sequence CTCGCCCGCCGCCCTGGAGAACCCATGCAGCACATTGAAGCCCACCTGATCGCCACCGACCTCAAGATCGCCATCGTGAATACCCGCTGGAACCATTTCATCGTGGACCGCTTGGTCGAGGGGGCACAGACCGCCTTCGTCCAGCACGGAGGAACCACCGAGAACCTGACCCTGGTCACCGTCCCGGGCGCATTTGAGGTGCCGCTGGTCGCCAAAAAGCTTGCGGAGAGTGGCGAGTACGACGCCGTGGTCTGCCTGGGCGCGGTCATCAAGGGCGCCACCGATCACTACGACTTCGTGGCTGGGAACGCGGCCTCCGGGCTGGCCCGGGTCAGTCTGGAGACGGGCGTGCCGGTCGCGTTCGGGGTGTTGACCACGGATACCATCGAGCAGGCCATCGAACGCGCGGGCACCAAGGCTGGGAACAAAGGAATAGAGGCCGTGCTGGCCGTGATTGAGACCGCCAACCTGCTCAGAAAGTTGTGACGAGGCCTGGAGGCGGCCCCCTCCCTGATTGATCTAGATCGAGCCAACCGGACAGTCACACCATTTTTCTTGCGGTCATCTGATGTAAGACCAAAGTGAGTGACTTCATGCCATGCTCATGTCGCTCACGACCTCTCAGTCTTGTTAGGGGAGCGCCGCCTGGAGGTTTATGTGACTGAGTCCCCAACCACGCCATTGACCTTCAGCCCCGTGTCCAGTGGCCCAGCTCTTTTTCAGGCGCTCATTGAGCACAGCGCTGACCTGATCACCCTGCTCGACCGGGACGGCCGCATCCTGTACCAGAGCCCGTCCGTTCAGCGGTACCTGGGCTGTGACCGCACGCCCACGGCTGAGGGGCACCACGTAACCTTCACCGCCCTCCACCTGGAAGACCGTGAACGCATTTCCCAGCAGCTGATGCAGTTGCTGCCTGGCGTCACCGTGAGCCTGTCTCCTTACCGCCTCCAGCACGCCAACGGGAGTTGGTGCTGGTTAGAAGGAACGGCCATCAACCTGCTGCACGATCCCAATGTGGGCGCGGTGCTCGTGCAGGCCCGCAACGCGACCCTCCGCATCCACGCCGAGCAGCGCGCCCGCGCCTTGGAAGGTCTCAGCACCGCGCTGGCGAGCACGAACACCACGTCCGAGGTCGTGCAGATCATCCTCCTTCAGGGCCTAGAAGCCATGGGCGCCAGTGCAGGCAGCGTGATGCTGCTCTGTTCAGATCGGCAGCACGTGGAGATCGTGGGCAGTGCCGGGTATCCCGCCCGCGAAGAGCGTCCGTGGCGGCGCTTTCCCCTAGAGAGCGCCGTTCCCGCAGCAGACGCGATTCGCGCAGGGCAAGACCTGTTTCTGACGCGTGAGGATTGGCTGACCCTGTATCCGCAGTGGCAACATCTTCTCACGCCGGCCAGCGGGAACCAGGCGGTTCTTCCCCTGCGGATGAACGGCCACGTGATGGGCGCGATTACCCTTTCGTTCGTGGAGAACAGGGCCCTGAGCAAAACACAACGTCGGTTCCTACGCACCATTGCCGCTCAGTGCGCCCTGGCACTGGAGCGCAGCGAGTTGAATGCGCGACTTCAGCAGCAGGAGCGCTTCTACCGCAAAATCACCGAATACAGTCATGACCTGGTCAGCATCATTGGGCTGGATGGGGTGACCCAGTACATCAGCCCGGCCATGACGCCCATGCTGGGCTACACGCCAGAGGAACGGTTGGGCGTCAATGTGTTCAACGGAATCCATCCGGAAGATCTCGACCGGGTGATGCAGGTCTTCCGGGAAGCGGTCAGGTCTCGAACCCCGGTGCTGACCACTTACCGCTTTCAGCACAAAGAGGGCCACTGGGTGTGGCTGGAATCCACCGGCGTCAACTCGACTGATGATCCAGACATCGGGGGGGTGATGATCAATACGCGCGACGTCACGGTACGGATTGCCGCCGAGGAGGCCCTGCACCTTCAGCTGCGCCGCTTTCAGCATCTGGTCAATCTCACGGCGGACTTCGCCGCCCAGGACTCGTTAGAACAGCTCATTCAGGCGGCGCTGGACCACTGCCTAGACCTCACCGCGTACGACTACGGCTTTTTCTTTCCCATGGATGGGAACAGCCCGATCGAGCTGCTTCGGGCTGGACAGGTGGCCGACGAGCTCTTCGCCTGGACGACCCCGTGGGCCAAAGCCCACCGCGCTGGGGAAGTCGGCAAGGCGTTGCGGCGTCAGGCAGCCTTTTTCGCCGGACCAGACGAGCCCGTGTTCAGCCCGCCCGAGGCTTTGCCCCGACGGGTCTGGACCTCTCTGGCGGTGTTGCCCATCGTGACACGTGAGGTGCTGCGCGGCTTCCTGGCGTTCGGCACGAACGACGCGGTGGACGTGGACGAGGACAGCCGGCGGCTGCTGCTGGGGGTGGGGGAGCAGACCAGCCGGGTGGTGGAGCGCAGCGTTCATTTGAAGGAACTCCAGCAGTCGCGCGAAGAGACCCTGCGGGCCATGGGTCTGGCGCTGGAGTACCGCGATTACGAGACTAAAGGACACACCGACCGCGTGGTGGCCTTCACCGAGAGGCTAGGCCGGGTTCTGGGGTTTTCCGGCGCTGACCTGGACGCCCTGCGCTGGGGCGCGTTCCTGCACGACACGGGGAAAGTCGCCATTCCCGATGCGATCTTGCTGAAGCCGGGGAAACTGACACCGGAGGAATGGGACGTGATCAAGCGGCACCCGGGGATTGGGTACGAGATGCTGGAGCACATTCCTTCTCTGCCGCCGACCACCCTGGAAGTGGTGCTGTACCACCAGGAGCGCTGGAATGGCAGCGGGTACCCGAAGGGTCTGGCTGGCACGGATATTCCTCTCGCCGCCCGCGTCTTCGCTGTGGTTGACGTCTACGACGCCTTGACCAGTGAACGGCCTTACAAAAGGCCTGGACGCCCCAGGAAGCCGCCGAGCAGCTTCGCCAGGAGGCCGGGGTGCTGCTGGATGAACGGGTTGTTCAGGCCTTCCTGCACATCTTGGATCAGGAGGGAGAGCTCACCACACTAGCCCAGGAGAATTCACTATGACTGTTCTTGATCTGACGTTCGCCCAGCGATCCAGCGCCTCCATCACCGGGTCTGGCCCGCAGACACTGCTGTGCGCCCACGGCTTTTGTTCCCACCAGGGAATTTTCCGACACCAGGTGGCTGCTTTTGCACAGACCCACCGGATCGTGACGTATGATCTCGCTGGCTTCGGACAGTCGGATTCAGACCTGTGGCGCGCGGAGCGTCACCAGCGGTTCGAAGGGTACGCGGCCGACATGGTGCGCTTGATCGACGAACTTGACCTGCGGAACATTACCCTGCTGGGTGCCTCCATGAGCGCGATGATCGGACTGCTGGCTTCACTGGAACGTCCAGAACGCTTCGACGCGTTGGTGTTCATCGGGGCGAATCCGCGTTACCTGAATGACGCGACCTACAAGGGCGGCTTCGAGCGGGGGGATGTGGACAGCTTCTACGGGTTGATCGATGGGCGTCAGGACTGGCAGGGTACCCTGACGGGTATCCTGCTCAACCAGCCGGTGTCTCTCCCTCTCCAGGAGATCGCTGAGAGCGTGCGGGGGGTGAAGCCTGAGGTGGCGGGTGTGGTGGCGCGGGCCATCTTCGAGTCGGACTACCGCTCCCTGCTGTCTCAGGCACGACATCCGGTTCTCGTGACGCAGACCCGGGCGGACAGCGCTGTTCCTGAAAGCGTGGCGCTGTACCTGCACCGTAGCCTGCCGAACTCGCAACTGGCTTTCCTGCCAGGCGTCGGTCACATTCCCAACTTCACAGAACCCGAAGTGTTCAACGCGGCCGTCAAACAATTCCTGGTTCAAGTGCTGCAGGGGCAGGATTAACCGCCCATCTCTGGAGTTCAAGTACACTGCCGGGTCAGGGAGCGGGGTCGCACGAGAGTCGGAATGAAATTTCCCGCTCAGAGGTCACCCGTCTACTCGGGATCTGAGAGCTGAAGCGGGCATCGTCAGAACACCAAGAATTCGACCCTATTTGGACAGATTCAAGCCGGATTTTTGACGTCAGGTTGGAGTATACCCAAAGCTGACAGATCAGGAAGAGCGGCGAAGGCTTCCCCGATCGCCAGGATCGCTGGTCGACAGGCAAGTTCTGGCCTCGACTCTTCACGCTGCCCTGCCACGCTCGCTGGGCTTCACGCGGAACGTCACCGCTCAGCTGCCGCGTCAATGCGGGCATGTCTCAGAGGTGCCACAGGTCGCCGCCTTTGCCGCCTTGTATCTGCACAAAGTGCATGTGCTGCGTGCAGAAAGGCGCTGCGCAGCATGCCGATCACCTGCTTGAGGTGCGTTAGGGGCATGAACTGGCCTCTTCATTGCTTTGGCGAAAAGGAATGCAAGGTCGAGCTTGCGATGCGCCAGAGGTCTGCCCGCTGGATACCCTGGAAATCTTGGTCGTCCTCTCGCTTAGTCACAGCATCACCTGAACTTGACATTAACGCCATCGCCATGATCCGTCACTAATGCAGCCACACAGCCGCTTATGCGGTACTTCCTTCCCGGCTCGCCATGACCTGTCACCGCTGTCCCTCCCCCGAGATCATTGAACCCTTGCGGCCAGGGTCGCCTGGATGGTCGCGGGGCAGTCCGCGTGTGGGGGTATATATGGAACGGCCTTCACCAGACTCTTGGCCCTTCCCCAACTTCATCTGCTCGACCTTCATTGGTTTGGCTTCCGCTCTGGACAGCGCGCGTCTAGGGTAAGCCACCCAGAGCAGGTGCCGACCGGGTGAAGTCGGGAGGATTGCTCCTGGCGCTTCCGTGTCGGGGGCTTTGACCGGATGCGGCCATCCCTGAAAGAGCTCGGGTTAGGCCCTGGGGACTCCCAGACAGCAAGCAGGAGAGGGCGTGCGCGAATGAACAGCGACCCGGGCGGAGCAGAAGAAAACGGTTCAGGGAACGACCCACTCGACAGTCCGGGCAGCGAGCTAGCCCACTTCATGCTGTACGCCTACTCCTGGTCTGCGGTCGTGCAGGGCGGCTACGGGATAGGACCACTCTCACCCACATTGCTGCTCTCCGCCTGGAGGAGTTATCTGTGGCGAGGACTGAGCGACCACATATCGGTGTACATCACGACGGCTCACCGCCGGACGGTGTATCTCCCAGGACCACATGACGATGAGGTGCCCCGGGGGTTCTCGCTTAGGGGAAATCGGGTGGGGGTGTGCGGGTTGGACGAGCGGGGCTCCGAGGTCAATCTCAGGGGGCTGAGTCTCAGTGAGGTGAACGGGTACCTGTTCGTGTCCAATCCGTACTGACCTCACCGGACGGCTTGCCCCGGGTCGTGGCTGGGCAGGTCCCGGCTACTGAACCTGTTGCCGAACCGATGGACACAGGCGCCCCCGTCGGCAAGGCCCTGTTGCAGCTGGTAGACGGAGTTGCGGAGTTGAAACGCGCCAATGCGCGCGAACATTGAGCGGAAGCTGAGGGTCGAGACGATGGCTGTTGATCTCGCTTGTTCCCGCACCCAGTTGCAGCTCGGGTCAGCCCCATGATGGGGTCAGGTCATCGAGTGAACCGCTGTACTGCACTTGGGAATACTGCTCTAACCGCAGGAACACATTGGCGATTGCGGTCTCAGGGCGCGGATACAGCGCTAAGGTCTCGTGCGGCCGAGACCGCGTGATCAATCGGTGATCGACCCGAAACCGCCACGCTTGCGGATAGGGGAACAAGGCGGCCGCCCCAAAGTCCGCTCCTATTAAGGCCGATTCGGCGCCTCCTGGACGTCGCAAGAAATCGCAAGTCAGCCCTGTGAATGCCCTCGATGTCGGCTGGGTGCTGAGATTCCGATCTCCCTCATAAATTCTGTCAGGCCGTCAGGGTCTGCACCACAGTGGACGGCGTGAGACATTGGCTTTGGAGGGCTGTGGACGAGCACGGTTTCGTGCTCGACATCGTGCTTCAACGGCACCGCGATACTGACGCTGCGAAGACCGTATTGACCACTCTCTTGGGTGAATACCCTGTCCCAGAGGCCATTCACACCGACCAATGGCAGAGCTATGGCGCTGCAATCCGGGAGCTTTCAAGTCTGGTTCAGGTTGACCACCAAGAGGTGGTCTCCGCAGCACGGTGTAACAATCTGATTGAACAATCTCACCAACCAACAAGGCGTCAGGAAAGACAACAACAGGGATTCAAGCGGAAGAGACGCACGCAGGAGTTTCTGAGCCTGCACGCCCGAATTGAAAACCTTCACCATCACTCGCGAACCAGCGTTCCTGCTATGACCAGAAGAAACAATCAGAAGCAGGCGTTCCAGACGTGGTCAATGATCGCGGCAGGGGTGGCCTGAGCCTCAGGCCACCCCTGCCCTCCGTCTGCCGTGAGTCCAGTTAAGGCAACACAACCCCTGAGGGTTGTGTCCAGCAGTTCCGCGGCACCGCGGGATGCCGAACTGAACCTCGCGTCAGGGGCAGGCGCCTATGTGACCAAGCCTGTGGGCTTCTCGGCCTTCATGCAGACGGTACAGGACATCCTGCGCGACTGGGCCGTACCGGGATCAAAGCTGAGCGCTCCGGTGGCGTGCCTCCTGAGCGGATCTGGCCCAGCCGCATCACTTGCACATCTTCCACTGCGGATGCAACGCGCTCTTACCGTCCGTCTCCGCTGATATTTCAGACGGGGGACTGAACCCACCGCACAGGAGCGTTCAGTCCTTGGGTCACCTGCTTGACCTCTGGGGCATCGCCGTCAGCTTGTTCTTCCCGTTGTGGTGGCATGTCAGAAATTTCTTAAGAAGGTTCCAACCAGAGGCTGGGCAAAGCACCACCATGTGTTCGGCGGGATCGCTATGCTGCCCGAATGTCCGAACCGTCCGCGGCGCCCCCCTCTCTGACTGATCGCCTGCAGGACGTCACCGAAGCGCTCGCCGCCGCGACCAGGCCTGCCGGCATCTTCGGAATCGTGCTCCAGCCCGCCCTGGCGGCCCTGGACGCGGCCGCGGGCGCGGTTCTTCTGATCAGTACTGCGGGCGACCGCCTGGAAATCGCCGCCACCCACGCCCGCGAGGACGGAACGCCGACCATCTGGCAGAACAGCCCCCTTGATGCCACCCTCCCCACCGGGGACGCTCTGATCCAGCACATGCCGCAGTTCTTCGAGCATCAGGAAGCGCTGACGACCGCCTACCCCGCCCTCGTGGAACGCGCCGGTGCCAGCGTCCCGATCGCCAACGCCGTCCTGCCGATGTTCCTCGATGGGGAGCCCCTGGGCACCATCGTGCTGGATTTCACGGAACCGCACCCGTTCATGCCGGAAGAGCGGCGCTTCCTGCGCATCCTGGCGGCGCAGTGCGCGATCGCCATAGGCCGCGCCCGTCTGTCCGCTGACCTGCAGCGGCAGGTGGAGGCGCGCACCCGTGAGCTCCAGGAAGCTGGTGTTCGCGCGGAAGTCTTGGCCACTCTGGGTGACGCCCTGCAGCGTGCCGACTCACCAGAAGACGTGGCCACCCTGGCCCTGGAACCCCTCGGTCACGCCCTGGGCGCCAGTAGCGCCATGGTCGTTCGCCTGGAGCACGGCTTCCTGAATGTGCCGACCATTTGGGGTCAGGTTCTGCCCGCCATGGCGGCCCTGCAGACCCGAGATGTTCCCCTGCAGGAAGCGACCCTGCTGGCCGAATGTGTCCGCACCGACCGGGCAGGGTATTATGCGGATTACAACGCGGCGCGGGGCGGGCTCAGCGGGCTGCCCACGGTGGCCTTCGCGGTGGAGCCCATTCACGGTCCCGGAGGCGGGGTGGCCGGATTCCTGTGTGTGTGGCGCCCCCCGCGCGCCCAGCCCTGGCCGGAAGGCGACCAGGACCTCCTGCGCCGCGCCGCTGGCACCCTCGGCCTGGCCCTCAAACGCGCCGAGAACGCCGCGCAACTTGGGGCGCACACCCGGCAGCTGGACGAGGAACGCGCCGCACTCGACGCCTTCGTCGCCTACAAGACCGCGGTGGGCAGCGAGAGCGACGTGCTGGCCCTCGCGCGTCAAGCCGTGCGGGTGGTGCGCGCGAACCTAGTGCACGTCAGCGTCGCGTACTACGAACTGGAGGACAGCCTGTGGAAAGCACGGGTATGGTCTGAGGACATCCCCGCGCACATCGTCACGCAGATCCGGCAGGGGGTGCCGCAGGATGCACCGAACTACGCCCAGGCGGCCCGCACCGGCGAGGCGGTGTTCGCGGATGGCTGGAGTCCCGCGGCCAATGCGGTCGAGCAGGCCGAGGCTTACGGGGCCGCGGCCTTCCTGCCCCTGGGCAGGCATGGCCAGGTCCAGAGCCTCTTTTCGGTGGGCACACGAGACGCCCGGGCGTGGACCGAGCGCGAGAAAGCTATGGTGCAGGCGGTGGTCAGCGGCCTGAACCTCACCCTGGAACGTACGGATATTACCCGGCGCCTGCAGGAACAGAACGCGGAACTTGACGCGCGCACCCGGGCCCTGGACGCCTTCGCGGAACTCTGGCGGGACTTCACCCTGCAGAGCGACCCGTACGCCCTGATCCGGCGGGCGCAGGAAGTGATGCTCTCCCTGCTTCCGGACGGCTTCGCGCTGTACTACGAGATTGAAGACGGGCGGTGGCGCGTCCGGGCACAGGTGGGGGACCTGCGCAACCCGGAACTGCAGGCCGCGGTGGACGCAGGGCTGCAGCTCGATACGGCGCCCAACCTGCTCACACCCTGGACGACCCGGAAGCCGTCTTACCAGGAGCAGTACCCGCCGAACCTGGACCACCTGGGCGACAAGGCGAGCGGCGTGGGCGCCACGGTCACCCTGCCCGTCATGGTCGAGGGGGAGCCCTGCGGGGTCATCGCAGTGGTCCTCTTCGGGGCCCGTGGCTGGTCCGCGGTGGACCGGGTGGTGCTAGAAAGTACGGTGCGCAGTCTGGGCCTGGCTATTGAAGGCGCCCGGGGCGCCGCCGAGCTGCGGCGGGCATCGCGGTTCAACGAGCTCGTGCTCAACAGCATCGGAGAAGGGCTGACCACTACGGATGTCCAGGGCCGCTCCACGCTGGCGAACCCAGCGGCGTTGACGATGCTGGGATACGCGGCAGAGGACTTTCTGGATCTCCCGCAGCATGCCCTGATCCACCATTCGTACCCGGACGGGTCTCCCTTCCCCCGGGAAGCCTGCGCGGTCTATGCGGCGTCCAGGGATGGGCAGGTGCACCGGCGGAAGGACGAGGTGTTCTGGCGCAAGGATGGCTCGTCCTTCCCGGTGGAATACACCAGCACGCCCATCTTGAACGAGGGTGGGGAGATTGAGGGTTCGGTGCTGGTGTTCCGGGACGTGACGGAACGCCAACGGGCGGAAGTCACCCTGAGGGAGGCGAATGAGGAACTGCGCCGATCGAACCAGGAACTCGAGCAGTTCGCGTATGTTGCGTCCCATGATTTGCAGGAGCCCCTGCGGACGGTGGCGAGCTTCTCGCAGTTGCTGGCCCACCGGTATGCGGGGCAGTTCGACGAGCGGGGGCAGATGTATGTCCGGCTGATGAGCGAGGGAACCGAGCGCATGGCGCGCCTCCTGCAGGATCTGCTCGCGTTCTCGCGGGTGGCGCATGGTAACGCGGCCCTAGAGCCAGTGAACACGGGCGGTATTCTCGTGCAGGTGAGGCAGGACTTGGACGCGCAGCTTGGACGCACCGGCGCTCAGCTCGAACTTGGGGAGCTGCCGGACGTGCGGGGGGACGCGTCTCAGCTGCGCCAGCTGTTTCAGAACCTGATCGGCAACGCCTTGAAGTTCAGTCACCCGGAACGGCCGCCTGTGGTGCGCGTACAAGCTCAGCGCGACGGTGCCCTGGTGCGCTTCAGCGTGCAGGACAACGGGGTGGGGATTGCGCCAGAGTACTTCGAGCGGATCTTCACGATTTTCCAGCGGCTGCACACCCGCGAACAGTACGAGGGGAGTGGCATTGGCCTGTCCATCGTCCGGAAGATCGTGGAGCGGCATGGGGGGCGGATTTGGCTGGAGAGCACACCGGCCATGGGGACGACCTTTGTCTTTACCCTGCCGGCGGCGGAGGCGGGCGCATGAGGGGGGGGCGGTGATGCGGGTGCTGCTGGTGGAGGATCATCTTGCAGACGCTGTGTTGCTCTCTGAATGGTTGGAGCTGGCTGGAATCGTGTGGGAGGTGGTGCATGTGGTGACGTTCGCGGACGCTGCCTTGCGCTGGCAGGACGGCAGCTTCGCCGCCCTGCTGCTGGATCTCGATATTCCGGATGGGTTCGGGCTGAACCTGGTGGAACGTGGGCTGGAGCTGGCTGGCGATGTGCCGGTGGTGGTCCTGAGCGGGCGAGCGGATGAGGCGGTGGCGGCTGGAGCCGTGGAACTGGGCGTGCGGGCCTACGTGGTGAAGGGGCCCACGTCCGTGCAGAGTCTGCTGGCTGCTCTGGAGAGACAGGCAATCCCGTGACTGCCTAGGGCTCACAGCGTCGTAGCGGCCACCATTGATGGGGTCTGTCACGGCGATGATGGCGGCCAGTTGGCCAGCGATGGCGGCATACAGCAGGCTCTTACCCTCGTCCCCGATTTGATTCTCCTGGCGAATTCAGGCGGCACCTAAGTCATGCACAGCCAGGAATGCGCTCGCCTCTTTCGCTGGCATCGGCTTGGTGAAGAGGTAGCCCTGAGCCAGGTCGCAGCCGAGTTCACTCAGAAAGGCCAGCTGGGCGGTTGTCTCCACCCCCTCGGCAACGACTGTGAGGCCAAGGGCCCGCGCCAGCGCCACGATCGCCTGCACCAGAGCCTGGGTGTTGCGCGGCGCCCCGAGCCCGGCCACGAACGAGCGGTCAATCTTCAGGACGTCGATCGGTAACCAGTGCAGGTACGACAGGCTCGAATATCCGGTCCCGAAGTCGTCCACTGCCACCCGTACCCCAAGCGCCCGCAGGCGCTCCATCTGCCGGGCCGAATCTTTTGGATCGCGCATCACCAGGCTTTCAGTAAGTTCCACTTCCAGCAAGCTCGGGTCGAGGCCAGCATCCTTGATCGCCTGCTCGACTGTGTCAAAGAAGTCGGGCCGAGCAAACTGAAGGGCCGAGACATTCACCGCGACTCGGATCGGCCAGCCTGCGTCGCGCCACACCGCCGCTTGACGGCAGGCCTCCGTCAGCACCCATCCACCTATGGCAACGATCAGGCCACTTTCCTCGGCGGTCGGGATGAACTTCTCCGGTAGTACCAGCCCGAGGATCGGGTGCCGCCAGCGCACGAGGGCCTCGACCGCGACCGGCCTCCCACTCAGCGTGACCTGCGGCTGGTAGTGAAGCTCGAGCTCGCCAAGCGCCAGCGCCCGGCGCAGCCCACCCTCGAGCTCAAGCCGTTCCTGCGCGGTCTCGTTCATCTCAGGCGCGAAGCAGCGCAGCGTATCCTTGCCCGCTGTCTTAGCGCGGTACATCGCGACGTCCGCGTGGCGCTGCAACGTTGCGGCGTCATGGCCATCCTCTGGATAGACCGCCAGACCAGCGCTGCAAGTGACGAACAGCTCCCGCTCATCCACCCAGAATGCGCCTTCAAGGGTTTTGAGCAGCTCAGTCCCAATCCTGACCGCGTCCGACGGGTCGCGAAAGGCGGGCATCACCACCGTGAACTCATCCCCACCCATCCGCGAGAGGGTGTCGCCTGCCTGAAGTCGACCGAGGATCCGACGCGCCACCTGCCGGAGCAACTCGTCGCCTGCGTGATGGCCAAGGCTGTCGTTCACTCGCTTGAAGCCATCCAGGTCTATGACGAGCAAAACCACCGAACCTCCGTGCCGCCCCGCTCCATGGATGGCCTGCTCGAGTCGATCCTCGAACAACGCGCGGTTCGGGAGGCCGGTCAGGGAGTCGTGGGTCGCCTGATGGGCGAGCTGATCGGTCAGCTCCCGCTGCTCCACTGCCGCGGCTGCGTAGCTGATGAAGAGCTGCACCAGCTCGAATTCATCCTCTCTGAAGGGTGGGTTCCGGAGCCGGTTGAAGTAGAACACACCCAAGAGACCACGTTTTGTCGTCAGCGGAACAGAGATGAGGTGCTCAATCTCGACCTGAACACCGTCGGGGTACACCGAACGAGGGTCAAGGTGGGCCTGGTTGACGAGTTCCGCCCTACCTGAACGGAGAGTATCGCCGATGACCCCTTGATCAGCAGACCAGTTCTCGGCAGGGTCGCCCGGACTCATCCGCTCAGCGCCAATCATGCCGGAGGGGCGAAGCCGCCGCGCACCTGGCTCAAAGCGCAAGAAGGTGGCGACATCGATGTCCAGCAACTCCCGAACAGCACCCAGGACGGTCGAAATTGTTTCGCCAGACGAGCGGCTCGGGAGGATGGCCCGGGCCACCTCAAGCAGGCGCCGACGTTGCTCGGCCAGCCGCTCCAGGTGACGACGCTCAGCCTCGAGTTCGGCCGTGCGCTCAGCGACCCGGGCTTCGAGCGCACGGCTTTGCTGGATCCGCTCCTCCACTCGGCGGGCCTGAGCCTTAACCCGCTCGTTGGCGAAGGCGGCGAAAAGGGCAAGCAACAGGACGAAGAGGGTGCCGGCTGCCACCTGGACGGCCAGCCCGAGGGCATCAACGCCTTGGATCGGGCTGGCCACTTCGTGCGCACTGTGGGTGGAGAAGCGGGTGGCGGACTGCCCGGTGTAGTGCATCCCAACGACCGCTCCCCCCATGACCAGCGCTGCCATGAGCCGTGAGACGCCGGGTGCGGTGCCGTCCCGCAACCGGAAGGCGAGCCACAAGGCCACGATGGAGGCGGCAACCGCGATCAGGACAGAGAGGACGACGAGGGGCGGGTTGTATCCCATCGAGCCCCCGAGCCGCATGGCCGACATACCCATGTAGTGCATTGCAGCGACGCCGAAGCCCATCGTCAGGCCGCTGAGTAAGAGGCGCGGGAGGCGCAGATGGGAGCGCCCAGCAGTGAAGAGGGCGACGCCCGAGGCCAGCACCGCGACGATCAGCGAAGCCAAAACCGTGAGGGGGTCGTAGGCGACCGGCGTGGATAGGGAGAAGGCAAGCATGCCGACGAAGTGCATCGCCCAGATACCGAGTCCCATGGCCGCAGCACCGCCAACGAGCCACGCCGCGCGTTCACGTCCGCCTGAGGCTGCGACCCGGCCGGCCAGGGAGAGGGCGGCGTAGGAGGCGATCGTGGCAATAGCGTAGGAGAGGGCGACGAGGGCAGGATTGTACTGGCCTTCCATAGAGTGCATCAGAACCTCATCGCCGACGAGGGCTGGATTCAAGCGTTATCGTGCTCTGCCTGTCACCCAACGCCCGCAGGGATTGTGTCACCTTATTCGCTCAACCTGCTCAAGAAGGTGCCAAAAGGGTTGCGTTGCGTTAACTTGACCCGCAGCAGGCTGAGGGCAAGGGTAGCCTGAGGTTCAGTCCACCCCTGCCGCGACGGTTGACCACGTCTGGAACGGCTTGTACTTGGCTGCTTCGTCTGGTCGTAGCGGAAACGCTGGTGCGGGAGTAGTGGTGAAGGTTCAGAGATTCGGGCGTGCAGGCTCAGGAATTCCCGAGCGCGTTTTCGTCGTTTGAAGCTCTGCTGAC is a genomic window of Deinococcus sp. QL22 containing:
- a CDS encoding GAF domain-containing protein, with protein sequence MSEPSAAPPSLTDRLQDVTEALAAATRPAGIFGIVLQPALAALDAAAGAVLLISTAGDRLEIAATHAREDGTPTIWQNSPLDATLPTGDALIQHMPQFFEHQEALTTAYPALVERAGASVPIANAVLPMFLDGEPLGTIVLDFTEPHPFMPEERRFLRILAAQCAIAIGRARLSADLQRQVEARTRELQEAGVRAEVLATLGDALQRADSPEDVATLALEPLGHALGASSAMVVRLEHGFLNVPTIWGQVLPAMAALQTRDVPLQEATLLAECVRTDRAGYYADYNAARGGLSGLPTVAFAVEPIHGPGGGVAGFLCVWRPPRAQPWPEGDQDLLRRAAGTLGLALKRAENAAQLGAHTRQLDEERAALDAFVAYKTAVGSESDVLALARQAVRVVRANLVHVSVAYYELEDSLWKARVWSEDIPAHIVTQIRQGVPQDAPNYAQAARTGEAVFADGWSPAANAVEQAEAYGAAAFLPLGRHGQVQSLFSVGTRDARAWTEREKAMVQAVVSGLNLTLERTDITRRLQEQNAELDARTRALDAFAELWRDFTLQSDPYALIRRAQEVMLSLLPDGFALYYEIEDGRWRVRAQVGDLRNPELQAAVDAGLQLDTAPNLLTPWTTRKPSYQEQYPPNLDHLGDKASGVGATVTLPVMVEGEPCGVIAVVLFGARGWSAVDRVVLESTVRSLGLAIEGARGAAELRRASRFNELVLNSIGEGLTTTDVQGRSTLANPAALTMLGYAAEDFLDLPQHALIHHSYPDGSPFPREACAVYAASRDGQVHRRKDEVFWRKDGSSFPVEYTSTPILNEGGEIEGSVLVFRDVTERQRAEVTLREANEELRRSNQELEQFAYVASHDLQEPLRTVASFSQLLAHRYAGQFDERGQMYVRLMSEGTERMARLLQDLLAFSRVAHGNAALEPVNTGGILVQVRQDLDAQLGRTGAQLELGELPDVRGDASQLRQLFQNLIGNALKFSHPERPPVVRVQAQRDGALVRFSVQDNGVGIAPEYFERIFTIFQRLHTREQYEGSGIGLSIVRKIVERHGGRIWLESTPAMGTTFVFTLPAAEAGA
- a CDS encoding PAS domain S-box protein; the protein is MTESPTTPLTFSPVSSGPALFQALIEHSADLITLLDRDGRILYQSPSVQRYLGCDRTPTAEGHHVTFTALHLEDRERISQQLMQLLPGVTVSLSPYRLQHANGSWCWLEGTAINLLHDPNVGAVLVQARNATLRIHAEQRARALEGLSTALASTNTTSEVVQIILLQGLEAMGASAGSVMLLCSDRQHVEIVGSAGYPAREERPWRRFPLESAVPAADAIRAGQDLFLTREDWLTLYPQWQHLLTPASGNQAVLPLRMNGHVMGAITLSFVENRALSKTQRRFLRTIAAQCALALERSELNARLQQQERFYRKITEYSHDLVSIIGLDGVTQYISPAMTPMLGYTPEERLGVNVFNGIHPEDLDRVMQVFREAVRSRTPVLTTYRFQHKEGHWVWLESTGVNSTDDPDIGGVMINTRDVTVRIAAEEALHLQLRRFQHLVNLTADFAAQDSLEQLIQAALDHCLDLTAYDYGFFFPMDGNSPIELLRAGQVADELFAWTTPWAKAHRAGEVGKALRRQAAFFAGPDEPVFSPPEALPRRVWTSLAVLPIVTREVLRGFLAFGTNDAVDVDEDSRRLLLGVGEQTSRVVERSVHLKELQQSREETLRAMGLALEYRDYETKGHTDRVVAFTERLGRVLGFSGADLDALRWGAFLHDTGKVAIPDAILLKPGKLTPEEWDVIKRHPGIGYEMLEHIPSLPPTTLEVVLYHQERWNGSGYPKGLAGTDIPLAARVFAVVDVYDALTSERPYKRPGRPRKPPSSFARRPGCCWMNGLFRPSCTSWIRRESSPH
- the ribE gene encoding 6,7-dimethyl-8-ribityllumazine synthase, with amino-acid sequence MQHIEAHLIATDLKIAIVNTRWNHFIVDRLVEGAQTAFVQHGGTTENLTLVTVPGAFEVPLVAKKLAESGEYDAVVCLGAVIKGATDHYDFVAGNAASGLARVSLETGVPVAFGVLTTDTIEQAIERAGTKAGNKGIEAVLAVIETANLLRKL
- a CDS encoding alpha/beta fold hydrolase, which encodes MTVLDLTFAQRSSASITGSGPQTLLCAHGFCSHQGIFRHQVAAFAQTHRIVTYDLAGFGQSDSDLWRAERHQRFEGYAADMVRLIDELDLRNITLLGASMSAMIGLLASLERPERFDALVFIGANPRYLNDATYKGGFERGDVDSFYGLIDGRQDWQGTLTGILLNQPVSLPLQEIAESVRGVKPEVAGVVARAIFESDYRSLLSQARHPVLVTQTRADSAVPESVALYLHRSLPNSQLAFLPGVGHIPNFTEPEVFNAAVKQFLVQVLQGQD